In a single window of the Montipora capricornis isolate CH-2021 chromosome 11, ASM3666992v2, whole genome shotgun sequence genome:
- the LOC138024788 gene encoding uncharacterized protein, translating to MPNDQIQSEGSSVSAEVGQTSSGDSGGNSAAVDQVFSMFKDFLEKKLEDKGKQIEHRSKLDKEVVQLKFKGNQKQFDLNAELDIILESIEPSTSQTNLHQAPKMKNVLRRQGKLRVARDAKKNNSPVIVERDQELLWALIISFFVAVETLLATSSAVSNAANLDTGLRTADPCPGREAISPLATILSLESPTTSQPQANQLNQSHDDALAQVHQFTQDYELESGHSLRVKGNLKNNLVFWRSIGAPDFILSIIANGYRLPFISFPLAVKLKNNKSARIYACFVDQAVLELLNSDRVHMVNEQPFVVNLLSVSVQPCVLDGSHVKWFTDSQVAAKIAEVGSMKLDYAIK from the exons ATGCCCAACGACCAGATACAGAGCGAAGGTTCGTCCGTTTCGGCTGAAGTAGGCCAAACGTCTTCAGGTGACAGTGGAGGCAACTCAGCAGCCGTTGATCAAGTCTTTTCCATGTTCAAagattttcttgagaaaaaattagaagacaaaggaaagcaaatcgAGCATAGAAGTAAGTTAGATAAAGAAGTTGTGCAGCTAAAGTTCAAAGGGAACCAGAAACAATTTGACCTTAATGCGGAGCTGGATATCATTTTGGAAAGTATTG AGCCGAGTACGAGTCAGACGAACTTGCATCAGGCTCCGAAGATGAAAAACGTCTTAAGAAGGCAAGGGAAGCTGCGAGTCGCAAGAGACGCCAAAAAGAACAACTCTCCAGTGATCGTGGAAAGAGACCAAGAATTGCTTTGGGCGCTGATAATCAGCTTTTTCGTG GCCGTAGAGACGCTTTTGGCGACTTCTTCCGCTGTTTCAAATGCGGCAAATTTGGACACTGGGCTAAGGACTGCCGATCCTTGTCCTGGCCGGGAAGCTATCAGCCCCTTAGCTACAATTCTTTCCCTGGAATCTCCTACAACAAGCCAACCTCAGGCCAATCAGCTCAACCAAAGCCATGATGATGCCTTGGCGCAGGTACATCAGTTTACACAGGATTACGAACTTGAAAGCGGACATTCATTACGTGTTAAGGGTAATCTGAagaataatttagttttctggAGATCTATAGGTGCTCCGGATTTCATTTTGTCTATTATTGCAAATGGCTACAGACTGCCATTCATTAGTTTTCCGTTGgccgtaaaactgaaaaataataagtcGGCTCGAATTTATGCTTGTTTTGTGGATCAAGCTGTTCTTGAGCTTCTTAATTCAGACCGGGTGCATATGGTTAATGAGCAGCCTTTTGTTGTAAATCTTTTGTCAGTTTCTGTACAACCATGCG TGTTGGATGGATCACATGTCAAGTGGTTTACGGATAGCCAAGTAGCTGCTAAGATTGCTGAAGTGGGCAGCATGAAATTAG ATTATGCTATCAAGTAA